The Paenibacillus wynnii DNA window CAACCGTAACGATAATCCTGAGAACGCTGTCACCTATACCAAACAGTATTATTTACTCGGCCATTTCAGTAAATTTGTGGTTCCGGGAGCCTACCGCATTCAATCGAACACCAGCAACGACCTGAAGAATGTGGCCTTTAAAAATCCAGATGGCTCCAAGGTTGTTGTCGCCTACAATCCGCAAACCTCAGCCCGTAATGTCAAAATCCAATGGGGAAGCCAGTCCTTCGTGGTGAATATCCCTGCTAAATCAGTCATGACGTATAAGTGGTACGGTAATCAATCCTAGCCTTATCCAGCATACAAAATTACAAAAGAGCCTCCCTCCAAATAGATATTGGAGAGAGGCTTTTTGTCTAAGCAAGGCATTCCACAGTTGGCTGGACAACTATGAACATTGTAGGCGAAATTGGGGAACACTTACTGATGAACCGCCTTCACCTTCCACATTTTACTTGCATAATCATGATGAAATTGAGGTAAATGGAGGCCTGCCTGCATGAGTCGGTCTCCCATGTAGAGACTTTCCGACTCTTCAACCTGGTAGATCCATTGGGAATTCAGGCCCTTTAAAGCTAGCCGTTTCATAGAGGCATTCGGCACTGCAAGCACTTGGAAATAAAATACCAATGCTTCTTTACGGTCTTCGGAAACAAACATCCACGCCGTTTCATTCCCTTTCCCGTCAAATGGACTTCTTAAGCGATAAAAATCACCTTTCTGCACCAGGGATCGGATATCCTTATATACAGAAACCTGCTTCCGGACCATAGTCTTCTCTTCCTCGGTAAATACAGTCAAATCAAGCTCATAGCCAAAGTTCCCTGACATGGCTACTTCCCCACGTGTAGCAAGAGGTGTTATCCGCCCTACCTGATGGTTCGGCACATCCGACACATGGGCGCCCATCGTGCTAATTGGATAAACTATGCTCGTGCCGTATTGGATCTTGAGGCGCTCTACCGCATCTGTATCATCACTCGTCCAGGTTTGCGGCATGTAAAACAGCATCCCCGGATCGAAGCGGCCTCCCCCTCCCGAACAGCTCTCGAACAAAATTTCGGGGAACCTTTTCGTTAAACGCTCAAGCAACTCGTAAAGTCCAAGTATATACCGATGGGCTGTCTCAGACTGCCGTTCCGGAATTGCCAGTGCCGAACCAATCTCTGTCATGTTCCGATTCATGTCCCACTTCACGTAAGTGATAGGAGCTGATGTAAGAACCTCACTTAAACGTTCAAACAGATAGTCCCTAACATCCTGCCGCGACATGTCCAAAATCAACTGCCACCGGGCCTCCGTCCGCCGCCGCTCTGGAGCGTGCAGACACCAGTCCGGGTGCTTCCTGTACAGGTCGCTTTCGGGAGAAATCATCTCCGGCTCGAACCAAAGGCCGAACTGCAGACCTTGGCTTTTGACCCTATTTGCTAGATCTTCCAGACCCCTTGGCAGCTTGTTCCGATCTACATTCCAATCGCCCAAAGAGCTGGTATCGTCATCACGCTTGCCAAACCAGCCATCATCCAATACAAAGAGCTCAATCCCGAGCTCAGTGGCCGTTGCAGCGATAGCTTCAATCTTGTCCGCGTTAAAGTTAAAGTAGGTCGCTTCCCAGTTATTGACCAGGATCGGGCGCTCCAGGTCACGATGAACACCTCGGCACAGGCGGGTCCGGTATAGCTTATGATAGGTACGGGACATACCTCCTAACCCTTCTGATGAATAAACCATTACCGCCTCAGGCGTTTGGAAGCTCTCCCCTGGCGTCAAGAGCCATGAGAAATCAAAAGCATTGATCCCGAGGGTTACCCGTGTCGTATCGAACTGATCGACTTCTGCCTTCGCTTCGAAGTTGCCGCTGTACACAAGGCTGAATCCAAATACATCGCCCTGATCCTCATCCGCATTCGGCCGGAGCAATGCAACAAAGGGGTTCATTTGGTGACTGCTGGAACCCCGTCTACTCTCGGCAGATGTACCCCCATGCCCCAAGGGTCTTCTTTCCATATGACGCTCTCTAGCCCAAGACCCATGTAAGCATAGCCATTCAAAATCCGCATCCTGAAAATCCACACTCGCACTTATAGCCTTCAAGAGGCGGAACGGTTCCTTTCCTTTGTGGATAAACTTCACGGATCTTGCAACAGCACTGAATGTCTCGAATACGGAGTAGCTCAAAATCACCGTAAGCCCTAAATACTCATCACTCAGTTCCAGTTCAAGCGTCTGCACCTCATCTTGGTCTTCTGCATATACCGCCGGAAGCCCTTCAAGCACTGGCTTCCCTTGAATAATGCGGTGTGTACTGTACTTCAGCTCTGTCACTCGGGTACCGTCCTTTAGCTCAACCTGATAAGCCGGAGTTCGAAAGTCACCCGTTCCATACTGCGGATATTCCTGGGGCAATGTGTCCAAGGATATGCTATTGTCCCCCGGCACCGAATTAGGAATGAAGGAACAACGCTCTAAGTGCTGAAGCAACCCCGTCAGGTTCCCTTGCTCGCTTAATCTTTTGCCCCAATAGGCATGAGCAGGATAACCATGGACCAGCTGAATCACATAACTCATGTCCTTAGATTGAAGATGGAACAACCCCTCTTGTTCATGGTAAAAGATAGCCATCATGTAATCTCCTTAATGTTCGTGTGATAGTCAGATCTTGTCCGTGCTTTATTTGTTATTTCACTGCTCCGCGTGTCACGCCGCTAATAATCCATTTTTGCGCAAGCATATACACAATTAGCATAGGGGCCATCGCCATTAAGTAGGAAGCAAAGGCAAGGTTGGTATCCTGTCCAAACTTCGATTGAAAAATAAATTGTGCAAGTGGTAAAGTGGCTTGCGATTCTTGGTCCAGCATAATAAGAGGCAGCAAAAAGTCGTTCCATGCCCATACCGTTGTAATTATGGCAACCGTAGCGTTAATAGGAGCAAGCAGCGGAAATACAATTTTCCAAAAGGTTTGCCATACCGTAGCTCCATCTACTCTTGCTGCTTCATCAAGCTCTTGGGGCAAGCTTTTTAAGTAACCAACATATAAGAGGACATTAAAAGACAAGCCATACACGATATACAGCACTATGAGGCCATACAGATTATCCAAGCCAAACTTAGAAGTTAATTTCACTACAGGGAGCATGATAATCGGAAAGGGAACAAACATCGCACTTACAAAGTAAAAATACAAGCCTTTAAAAAATTTATGATCAAAGTTTTTCTTTATCGCATAGGCGACAAAGGAGTTAGTGAATAGTGTAAATGTAACGGTTAATACAGTGATTAAGGCACTATTCCGAAATTTTTGCCAATAATCTATCTTTTCCGCAGCGATGCTGAAATTCTCCCATCTGAACACTTTCGGAAAGGCGAGAACGCCATTTGCAATTTCTTGGTTATTTTTTATTGCCAGCATAAAGGTCATATACAGGGGAAATAACAAAAATATAGATCCGGCAATAAGAAAACAAGTGGATAACCAATTCGTCCGGTTTAAGCGCATTATAAATTCATCTCCCTCTTCTGCAGATAACGAAGCTGGATGAATGAAATCGCTACAATGACCACAAAGTAAATCACAGCATTGGCCGATTGGAAAGCAAATTCATTACCCGAGAATCCATCCTTGTAAATCAACAGTGCGATCGAACGGGTAACTCCGAAAGGACCGCCGCCCGTCAGTGCAAGAACCTGATCGAAGACCTGTAGAAATCCCTTGAGAGAGAGCACCATATTTATGGTGAAGAATGGAGCGATCATCGGAAATGTTATGCCCCAGAATTCTTTCCATTTGTTAGCGCCATCCAGAGCAGAGGCTTCGTACAAATCTTCAGGGATTGTCTGTAAACCTGCCAGATAGAGTACCGTGTTAAAAGCTGCAGATTGCCACACCGTAACGAAAACAATAGCTAGCCACGAACCCTTCTCATTCCCCAACG harbors:
- a CDS encoding alpha-galactosidase — its product is MAIFYHEQEGLFHLQSKDMSYVIQLVHGYPAHAYWGKRLSEQGNLTGLLQHLERCSFIPNSVPGDNSISLDTLPQEYPQYGTGDFRTPAYQVELKDGTRVTELKYSTHRIIQGKPVLEGLPAVYAEDQDEVQTLELELSDEYLGLTVILSYSVFETFSAVARSVKFIHKGKEPFRLLKAISASVDFQDADFEWLCLHGSWARERHMERRPLGHGGTSAESRRGSSSHQMNPFVALLRPNADEDQGDVFGFSLVYSGNFEAKAEVDQFDTTRVTLGINAFDFSWLLTPGESFQTPEAVMVYSSEGLGGMSRTYHKLYRTRLCRGVHRDLERPILVNNWEATYFNFNADKIEAIAATATELGIELFVLDDGWFGKRDDDTSSLGDWNVDRNKLPRGLEDLANRVKSQGLQFGLWFEPEMISPESDLYRKHPDWCLHAPERRRTEARWQLILDMSRQDVRDYLFERLSEVLTSAPITYVKWDMNRNMTEIGSALAIPERQSETAHRYILGLYELLERLTKRFPEILFESCSGGGGRFDPGMLFYMPQTWTSDDTDAVERLKIQYGTSIVYPISTMGAHVSDVPNHQVGRITPLATRGEVAMSGNFGYELDLTVFTEEEKTMVRKQVSVYKDIRSLVQKGDFYRLRSPFDGKGNETAWMFVSEDRKEALVFYFQVLAVPNASMKRLALKGLNSQWIYQVEESESLYMGDRLMQAGLHLPQFHHDYASKMWKVKAVHQ
- a CDS encoding carbohydrate ABC transporter permease encodes the protein MRLNRTNWLSTCFLIAGSIFLLFPLYMTFMLAIKNNQEIANGVLAFPKVFRWENFSIAAEKIDYWQKFRNSALITVLTVTFTLFTNSFVAYAIKKNFDHKFFKGLYFYFVSAMFVPFPIIMLPVVKLTSKFGLDNLYGLIVLYIVYGLSFNVLLYVGYLKSLPQELDEAARVDGATVWQTFWKIVFPLLAPINATVAIITTVWAWNDFLLPLIMLDQESQATLPLAQFIFQSKFGQDTNLAFASYLMAMAPMLIVYMLAQKWIISGVTRGAVK
- a CDS encoding carbohydrate ABC transporter permease yields the protein MGSYMFMVLPASILFLIFHTIPALMGIFYSFTDWNGLRPTYNIIGFTNYFNVFKDMDILNAYLFTFKFAIVTTIIVNIISLSIALALNSNVKFKNFFKGLYFMPYILSMLIVAYIFNYFFANFWIDIMGYLGIEKWMVNPLGNEKGSWLAIVFVTVWQSAAFNTVLYLAGLQTIPEDLYEASALDGANKWKEFWGITFPMIAPFFTINMVLSLKGFLQVFDQVLALTGGGPFGVTRSIALLIYKDGFSGNEFAFQSANAVIYFVVIVAISFIQLRYLQKREMNL